One Pseudomonas sp. MM213 genomic window, ATCCCCAACGGCTACGGCGTGAATCGCTGTATGCCCCGCGAGCATAAAAAGCGGACCCAGCAGGGTAAACCAAAGGGCGGTACGCCGATCTTCGTGCGCTCTGAACTGGTCAATGAAGCCCGCGTCTACAGCGGCGGCGAATGCTGTTTTGAACTTGAAAATACCTAACGGAATATGGAGGACGCCCAAGGCGAACAGGGTCCATGCGACGATGTTGGACATATCGTTAATGCTCCGTAACGGTAAGGTTGGATAAGAGAAAGGGGCGGATTATTTCTGAAAATAAATCCGTCCCCTTTTGACCTGGCAGTTAATAACCTCGTCTTCATTCGTTGCGAGGTGACGGCGGCAGAAACTCGATGATCAGCGAAGTAACCTGCTGTTGGATCAAATCCCTTGAGCGAGCGCCATTGCCATCACCATCCCGGCAAATGATGCCATCGCCTGGCACTTCCTCTTCGAGCATCGCTTCTGCGCCAGGTTTGCACACTGACAAGAAGCTGAAATGGCTTGCGTCGCTGATTTCTACGTAACGGCTTGACGCCGGAGGCAGGCGTTTGGCCAGGTTGGCAGACTCCAGCTCAGCGGGAAGATCGTGCGACGGTACGCCGGCAGCGATCACCAGCGTTGGTACCGGCAGCGCGGCCAGGCTTTCATCGGTCATGCCCCGTGAAAGGCCCAGGTCCAATGTGACCACAGACGTGACGCGTTCATCGCGCAAATCGGCGGCCAACGCGGTCTTTGATTCTGAGGTGCTGGCGGGATTCATCTTTCCGTAGACGGTGCAACTTGCTAACTGCGGGTGGGCTTTGCAGTCGTGGGCGAAGCGGTCTGGATCGAAACGGGCACCGGCGATTTCCAGGGCGGTCCAGCCGCCGAGTGAATGGCCCACTACTGCAATTCGGTCATTGGCGACCAGGCCGAATTTTTCCGGTTGAGCCGTGACCCCATCAATGGCTCGGCTCACATCAATGGGCCGCTGCCATAACTGCGCTGCTGCTTTTGGGCTACGGTCATGAGTGGTGGAGCCAGGGTGATTGATTGCAGCGACGATGTAACCCCTGTGAGCCAGAGCGCTGGCAAGCCAGATCTGGTTGCTCCAGTTTCCTCTGTACCCGTGGGAGAGCACCAATAATGGATGCTTGCCAGCAGCGGGCGGTGCGTCACGAACGGCAGAAGCCCCGACGAACACCACATCATCGCCAATCAATTGCGTGGCGGCGGAAGTTGCACTCGGGTACCAGACGACCATTTCCAGTGTGCGGTCATTGTGCGCATCCGCCAGTGTGGAAGAGCGGAAGCCGACAGGGTTCTCGGCGGCGAGCGCGACAGTCGTCAGGCAGGTCAATAACAGGGCGCTAAAAGCTATTTTCAATGTCGTTTCTTCCTTGAATGGACAAGTACATGGCAACCGGAGCCCGCCGTCAGGCGCATCCATCGTACGGAGTCGAAGCTCATGGGGTTGCCTGTAAGCACGGACATTAAAGCCCACATTCGAACCGCCGCGCACAACTTTCATCATTAACGCTGTTCGCGGTCTTTAGTGAGAAGGCTGAACGCTAACTTTTGGCCGATTGCCGTCAGTCGATCAGGGTAGAAATCGACCCATAGTTGTCCGGCTGAATCCTCTCACATGCATTCGCGACTAGAATTCCACTGCCGACACTTCTAAAACCAGGCCAGTTTTAAAACCTGTAGCGCCAGGTCTCGAACGTTGTTTCGGTCTATGGGAAACCGCTATGACAGATCCGAAAAACAAAACCGAATCCGATGAGGATCTAGGTCAGATGGTCATAGGGCGAGGGCCCTGCACCTATCTGTTGCTGCTCTTACTTGGATTGATCCTCCTGTTTCCCTTTCTTGAGGAGGGCATATTTGCCCGCACGTTGCTCGGCATTCTGTTTTCAACCGTGCTGCTCGTGGGCGCTTTCGCCACCCGGCAGACACGGTGGGGGTTCATCTTAAAACTGGGCCTGGCGTTGCTTGGGGTTGGCCTGCAATGGGCGGCGTTGTGGGTTGGCAGTATCGCGATTCTTAATCTTGCCGGGATAGCTTATGCGACATCTCTTGCAGTCTCGTTCATCGGAGTGCTTCGCTATATTCTCCAGCGCGGGCCGATTACGGCCGACAAGCTGCATGGCGCGCTTGCGGGTTACATCCTGCTGGCGTTCGTCTGGTCCTTCGTCTATGCCTTGCTCGAGATATCCAGCGCTGGCTCATTCGGCCCAAGCCACCTCGACTTTGGACAGCCCGGCACGTTCTTCAAACTGATCTATTTCAGCCTCACGACGCTCACGACGCTCACGACCACCGGTTACGGTGATGTTCTGCCGTTGACCAACCATGCCCGCTCACTTGTGATGGTCGAAGAATTTTCAGGCGTCTTTTATGTGGGTGTTGTGATAGCGCGGCTTGCCGGTCTGTATCCGTCGAATCAGACGAAGTGACTCTCGATTTGCCGTGGCCGAACCGATGCCGTCAGTCGGGAGGTAATGTTCGCTGTTGATCGCTTTCCACTACGACTTCTTCGACGGGTAGTTGCCACGCAAGCCCCCGGATTTGTTGCCGGTTTTGCCGGGCAGGTTGGGCACCACCGGGCGGGATCTGGGCTGAGGGTTGGAGCGGCTGCGGGGTTGAGGTTGTTTGCTCATTGTTCACCTCCTGAAAACGCCTGGCTACTTGGTGCTCTGCATTGACACTTGGCTAGTGTGCTACGAGTTACCAAAATCCGCAGCACACAAGCGCAGACAAAACGGGCTGCTGACAAGGCGCAGATGCATCGGGTGGGGCCATAAATAAGCGGAACTGGAACTCACATCGTCAATAGCGTCTAAATTTCAGAGAGACAACCCGCCACTCTGAGGGAACGACTCATGCACAGATCACGCTCATTGGTTGCCGCGATTACATGCCTTGCGCTGGTTTGCGGCTCAGCGACCGCATTGGCTGATCCTGGTAATGGAAAGGGCCAGGGAAAAGCGCAAAACAATCAAGTCCATGGCAATCAAGGCGGCAAAGGCAAAAACGCCGGAGGCGGCGATTGGAGTCATGGCCCCAGTATCAATCAGGGAAGCATTCTCGGGATCGTTGGCGAATACAGGGACTACTGGAGTCCCGGCCCTGCGTTGCCACCCGGAATTCAGAAAAACCTCGCACGAGGAAAGCCGCTTCCACCCGGCATTGCGAAAAAGCTGGATGGACGCCTGATTGGCAGGTTGCCGCATTATGATGGATACGAATGGCAGCAAGCAGGCACCGATTTGATACTGGTCGCACTGGCAACCGGGATCATCTATGAAGTCCTCAACGGGGCCTTTGACTGATATTTGAACCCTGCGGTTGCGGTGCTTTTACCAGGTGGTGAGCGCACCGCACTCCGTCCGTCGCAGGAGTTGAACTGTCGCCGGGCAATTGCGTCCTAATGCATGCGATATCAACCACCTTATGGAAGCAATCATGCTTTTAAAAAACAAGAGTTTCGTTGCTGTCATGTCATGCGCCCTCATGCTTGCAGCCGCCCCATTACTCCCTGCTGACCTCTCTGTCATGAACTCCGCCTATGCGAAGGACGGCAACGGAGGCGGTAATGGCGGTGGTGGTGGTAACGGCGGCGGAAACGGTGGTGGTAATGGCGGCGGTAATGGCGGTGGCCACGGCGGCGGCACAGGTGGCGGTCACGGCGGTTCCGATCACGGCAACGCCAACAGCAACGGCCATGGTAATGGACTGAGCAGCGATCATGCCGGAAGGGCTGTTCGCGACCGTGGCGAAAGCGGAAACCACTACGGCAGTGACCGCAATGGTGAGCGCGGTCATGGCACAACGACGTCTGGCATCGCCCATTCCAAAGACACTCGCGGCGTGGCCAAAGCCTCCGCAATCTCGGCCTCGACACCTGGGGATCACAACGCGAAAGGGTTGAGCAAAGCCGGGACGTCGATTTCAAAGAAATCGCACTGATCAGCGTCACTCGCAGCACGCAACCCTGAACAAAACGGGCGCCCGACAAGGCGCCCGTTTTTTTTACTCCGGTGTCAGTGCTATTCGTCCACGCTGATACCCGATCCTCCCAGTTCGTTGGGAACATCTTTCAGCTTGGGCAACCCATCCTTGATGCGCAGCACGCTCTCCTGATAGTGCACGTGAACGCCTGGCGAGTACGCGAGATCCGGAATGATCGCGGCATACACGTCGACGAGCCCCATGCCCGGGTGTTCAGTGAAGAGATGCCCGCCACACGTCTTGCACCACTTGCGGTAACTCTGCGGTGTCTTGTTGTAGGTGCCGATGTTGTCAGCCCCGCGAGTCACCTGCACCGCCTCGGGTTTCCACAGCGTGAAGGCGTTGACCGGTCCTGCTGACCAATGCCGACACGACTCGCAATGGCAATAACCCATCCCGACCGGCTCGCCACTGACCGTGAGCTCGACTGCGCCGCAAAAACAACTGCCCTTGTAAGACCGTTCACTGTTCATTGCATAACTCCCATCAATGGTTTGCCTTCACCCGTCGATATAGCGCACCGCAGTCGCCGGTGTGCGCCGCACCTGCAATTCGAAAATGTCAGGGCGCGCGTAATGCCCGGTGACGTCCAGCGCTCGCCGCGCTGGCGCCACCTGTGCGACGTCGATGTCCGCATACAAAATGCCGGCCTCCCGGTGCAATGGACCGGCGACGATCCGGCCTTGCGGATTGACCACCACCGAGTCGCCGTCGTTGATCCATTCCTGCGGATCGGGAAACAGTTGCGCACGCGCCGGAAAGTCTTCGGGGATGTCGCTGCCGCGCAGTGCGGTGCCACTGCCGAGCACCCAACAGCGTCCTTCGAGTGCAATGTGACGCATCGTGCTGATCCAGCCATCGCCCGTGTCGTACGTGGGGGCGACGTAGATTTCCACTCCTTGAGCATAGAGTGAATAACGTGCCAGCGGCATGTAGTTTTCCCAGCAGATGAGCGCCCCCACGCGACCGACCGGTGTCTCGACCGTACGCAGGCCGCAGGCATCACCAAAGCCATGCACCATTCGCTCGGGATTCGTTGGCATCAGCTTGCGGTGTCGGTTGAGCACTGCGCCGTTCGCGCCGATAACGACTACGCTGTTATAGAGCGTGCCGCCGCCATTGCACCGGTCGCATTCATTGATGCCGCACACGATCGTCACGGCGTGAGCCCTCGCGGCCTCGCACAAAGGGCTAAGGTCACCGTTCGTAATATCAACGGCGTTGGCCAGCAACTGCGTGTGCAACTGGCCCATGACAGCCCCGTCCTTTCCCGCCGCCAACCGCCAGATCCACGACGGGTAACCTGGAATGAACGACTCGGGCAAAACGATCAGCGAAGCTCCCGCCGCCGCAGCTTCGGCGACCGATTGCACGGCCCGGGCGATCGTCGCGCCGCGATCGAGCAGCACGGGAGGGCGCTGAATAATGGCAACCTTGGTCATGGCGTTCACCTTTGGTTCTTGGCTTCGAAGGCTTGAGCGTGCGCGTAGCGAAGTGACGGGGCTAGTTCAGAATCTGAAGCGTTGTAATTGCGGAGCCCAGGCAATGGACGAAAGCTACGGTCAGTTCTGCACGGTCGCACGTGGTGCCGAAGCACTGTGCGAGCGCTGGACACCTTTGGTTGTGCGCGAGTTGTTGTGCGGCAGCAAGCGCTTCAACGAACTGCACCGCGGCGTACCCCGGATGTCCACCAACCTGCTGACACAGCGGCTGCGCCATCTGGAAGAAATCGGCGTCGTGCACCGCACGGCCACGGGCAAAGTCTGGGAGTACAGCCTGACCGAGGCGGGCGAGGAGTTGCGCCCCATCATCATGGCGCTGGGTCATTGGGGCGCACGCTGGATCGGCAGCCGCCTGCGCGATGACGAACTCGACGCGGGCTTGCTGATGTGGGACGTGCGCCGGTTCGTGCGCATCGAAACATTCCCGCCGCGACCGGTGGTCATCCACTTCACGTTCCGCGACGCACGGCCCGGCGAACAAGCGTGGTGGCTCGTGGTTGAAGAGGGGGTAGCCGACCTGTGCCGCGACGACCCTGGCCGCGAACTGACCCTCGTCGTGGACTCCAGCGTGCGCGCATTGACCGAGGTGTGGACGGGCGACCGCACGCCGGGGGACGTTCTTCAGTCGCGAGAGCTGCGTGTGGATGGCGCCGTACAAGACGCGAAAAGCCTGTGGCGCTGGCTTGGCACGAGTGCGTTCGCGGGCACCCGGAGTGCGGCAGTGACCCGGTAATTCGCCTGAGTCTCAGGCGCGTTAACTGTCGGGAGTCATACGATGTTGAACGTACTTTTCATCTGCAGCCAAAACCGCCTGCGCAGCCCCACGGCCGAACGACATTTTGCTGACTGGCCCGGCGTGAAAACCGCGTCGGCGGGCATCAGCAACGATGCGTATGTTCCGGTCAGCCTGGAACTGCTGCAGTGGGCTGATCTGATCGTTGTCATGGAGCCCATTCATCGCAACAAACTGATGGCTCGATTTGGTTCGGAACTGGCGGACAAACGCGTCGTTTGTTTGGACATACCGGATATTTTTCAGTACATGGAGCCGGCGCTGATCAAGCTATTGGATGAGAGGGTTGCGCGGTATTTGCCTTCCTGAAGTGAGCGGCAAAAGACGCGTCGTCAGCCCTGCGATGCATTTTCTGCAATGGACTAGCCTTGAGTAACATCACGCGGGAGTAAAACGCCATGTCCCTCGCTCTCAGAAATCTGTGTGTCCTGGTCTTGGGCGGCTTTTTTTGCATGGCTGCATTCGGTGAAGGAGAAGCGGATACCGATCACCCACCGGCAATACTCCCGCTGGAATCCGAGGCGCTGCCAAAACTCATTGCCTATCCGCCGCTTGCCGAGCCGTTGGCCCGCGGCGTTGTCATCATCCAGTATCGAACAGAGCACGCCAGGATCATGCCGGTGTTTGGCAAGTCAGCGGGTGAAGTTTCACCTCGTCTCAGCCACCTCCACGTGACGGTCGATGACTGGAAAGGTACGTGGGCGCATACCAGTGACGGCCCGATTATCCTGGTTGGACTGACGCCCGGTGCACACAAGGTTCTTCTGGAAGTGGCCGACCCGACGCACAAGATCCTCACCGGTACGACAGTGAGTTTTACCGTTCCCGAGAAGAAATCATCGAACGTCTCCCACATGGACGCTGGTGGCTGAAGCGTTCAGCGGGTGTTTCATCGTCGGGTGTTTTTCGGGGCGGCTTTTCAGCTGCCATCTTCGTAAATCGCTCACTTGAACTGAGCAACCAGCCAATCCTTCAAACGCCCGCACGCAGGATCATCCGCCTTCTTCTCATTAATCATCAAATACTGAACCGCCTCTCTGAGTGTCAGCTCTTCCGTCACCGGCCGAACCAGGCGCCCCTGCTGTACCAGATGCCTCACCAGATGATCCCAGCCCAGGGCGACACCTTGATTGTCCAGCGCCATTTGCACCAGAAGGCTGTAGTCATTGCTGCTGAAATAGTGCGGATTTTCCGAGGCCGGGATCTTCAGGTCATGGGACTGGAAAGCGAACCACACATTCCAGTCGACCTGTTCCGTCAACTGGGAACGGCCATAAGGGTTCAGGTCCAGCAGGACGCTGTTGCGCATGCCCTCCAAAGTCCTCAGTTCTGGATGCGCTTCCAGATAACCAGGCGTGCACACGGGATAGACGACTTCGTGAAACAAGGGGACTCGCAGATAGCCGGGGCGCAGATCACTGGTCTGGGTGATGAAAATGTCCGGAATGATTCCGGGCTCCATCACCAGAAAATGCTGGGTGGTGATGACATTCAGGTCGACATCGGGATTGGCGCTGAAGAAGTCTTTGAGCCTGTGGGATAACCAAAGCGCCGATAGGGCGGGCGAGCAGCAAAGTGTCAGGGTGCGTTTGTCGCTTTTTTCGCGACGGATTCTTTCGGTTGCTTGAAAGATGTTGAGCAGGGACAGCTGCGCAGCATCGAAGAGCGCTGTGCCCGAGGCTGTCAGCCTGACTTCCCTCCCGGTGCGCGTGAACAACTCGGTGCCCAAATAGAGTTCCAGCTCGCGAATCTGACGGCTGATCGCCGCCTGGGTGACACACAATGCCTCGGCGGCCCGGGTGAAGTTCCGATACTTGGCAGCGGCCACGAAGGATCTCATGGCCTTGAAGGACGGCATTGAGAGCAGGGCCTGATCAGGCTGTGAGCTTTTAGCCATAACAAAAACTACCTGTTTTCTCGAAAAAAAAGTCGGTTCTGCCCATCGGGCTCCGGGTCCACACTCTACCGCACGATGGGCTGCGGACCATGGGCCAGGCAAAGATCTGCCCAAGTGGCGTGCAATAGCCCCAGCTTACCCTGTATCGCGCAGCGGAATGGCCGGCGTCACGGTCCATCGAACCGCCAGCGCGAACACCAGACCAAGGAGTCGAAATGCCGTACCGAACAGCAACGGAAGCGTTCATGCAAGGTGTCCGGGCGCTCATTCCATTGAGTCCCGGTGTCGTTCCTTTCGGCCTGCTGACGGGGGTCATGGCGATCAACATGGGCATGTCGCCCGGCACGACCATGGGCATGACGCTGCTGTTCTACTCGGGTTCCGCGCAGATGGTTGCACTGCAACTGCTGCATACGGGGGTTGTGCCGCTGGCAATTGTCGTCACTGCGCTGGTCATCAACTTGCGCTTCATCATGTACAGCGCGTCACTGGCGCCTTACATGCACCATTTGCCCAAGCGCTGGACGTGGCCTTTGTCCTACATGCTTTCTGACCAGTCCTACGCGCTGTGCAGTCTCAAGCTGTCTTCAGGCGAGCTGGGGGCATTCGCACATCACTACTATGCAGGCACCGCCGTGGCCATGTGGCTGTCCTGGCAATTGTCGGTATTGGCGGGCGTCTACCTGGGCGCGAGCATCCCCGAAACCTGGTCGTTGAGCTTTGCCATACCGCTTTCCTTTCTGGCGCTTCTGGTGCCCGGCATACGTAACGCGGCGAGCCTGGGTGCCGCGGTGGTCGGAGGGATACTCGCGGTGTTGGCGATCAACATGCCCTACAACCTCGGGCTGGTCACCGCTTCCATCGGCGGGGTCATGGCGGGACTGTTGATCGAGACGGTTCGCAAGCGCCCATTGAGCGAGGCGCGGATCCATGACGTCGAGAGGGAGACACCATGAATGATTTAGCTTTGTGGGGGATGTTCCTGGCGGTCGGCCTGGGAACCTTCGCCATGCGCCTTTCCTTTGTCGAACTGTATGGCCGGCTGCGCATCCCGGCATTGCTGAGTCGGGCCTTGCTTTACGTACCGGCGAGTGTGCTGGCGGCCCTTGTGCTGCCCGCGGTGGTGTACCCCAACGGGCAGAGTGAGTTCGTGTTGAACAACCCTCAGATACCCGCCGCCATTATCGCGGCCTGGGTCGCCTGGCAGACTCGCAATACAGTCCTGACACTGGCGGTCGGGATGGGAGCGGTGTGGTTATTCAAGTTTATCGGGCTGTAGCGCTCCTGGACGAAACGCAACGCCCAAAGGTTCAGTCAGTTTTCAGGACCATTTTCACGTCGCGTTTTGCCTGGTTGCGCCAGACGCTCACGGTCGCTTTGTAGCCGACGCGCATGCGCGATGAGATATCAGCGACGTCTTGGGCACTGGCGACTTCCTGGCCGCCGATTTCGACAATGACATCCAATGGCTTGATGCCGGCTTTGTCCGCCGCGCTGCCTTTGACCGTGTCGATCACCCAGGCACCCTGTGTCGACGGCAAGCCCACAGCCTTGGCATAAGTAGAATTCACCTCGCCGAGGTTCATGCCTTGCAGGTGGGAGGAGGGCGCAGTGTTTTGCGCCGCCGATGTGCTCACCGGTAACATCGATACGGGTGTACCTCCGGGCCCGACCACCACGGGCAGAGTCTGAAACGCCTGGTAGCGCCAGACCTTGAGGTTGACCGTGGAGCCTATGGGCGCCTTGGCCAACTGCAAACGGAACTCTACGGAGTCAGCGACAGGCTGCTCATTGACCGCCACGATTAAATCATTAGTCAGTATTCCGCCCTGCTGCGCCGGGCTGCCGGCGCCAACGTTGTAGACCACTACGCCGTTGGTCGGCATGGAATACAGCGACGCTTTCTGTGCGTCGACGGTTTCCATGGCGATACCGATTTTGCCCCCCGGGAAATTGGCCGTTTTGCAGCCTTTCTCCTGCCAGGCCGGGCTGGCCGCAACTTTACGGGCCTCCGCAAGCTGTTTGACCAGCGCATTGGTGCTGGTCATATAGCCCGCCGCTTCGATGAGGGACATTTCAATGTACTCGCAGCTACGCGAGCGATAGCGGTCGGGCGTCTCGCGGTCGATGAGGCGCTGCATGTTAGCGTTTTGATCTGCCGCTAATGGAGCCTGCGTCGTACCGGCAGGCACGTCGTCGTATCCTCCCGAAGCTTGCACGGCAGCGCCGTACATATAGTAAAACGGGTCCAGTTGATCAACGATGCAACCGCTCAGTGATGACATCATCGCCGTCACGCCCAAGATTCGTCCCACGTTCTTAAGGCGTGTGTCCATTGTCTGTTCCCCAGAGATTCTTACGGCAAGTGCCAGAAATTCAGCGTTGTCGCGGCAAAGTAAACCAAGCTGATAGCACAGCGCTACCGTGTTTTTTTGACGCCAGGGCTGCGGACGTTCGACATCGGGGCGCGCCTTTTGGCGGGCCTATACTTCAAACGTCAGCACACTCGATGCGACCTACGTCGAGTGATCGTTCACGAGAGGAGAAGATCATGGCGCGTAAATACATCGACTGCCGCGAGTTTCCAAGCGATACCAAATGCTCGGTCGCGCTCTGCGCAGACTCTGAAAACGAACTGCTCGAGGCTGCCGCACAGCATGCGGTCAGTGTTCACAAACACACCGACTCACCGGAACTGCGTGCTCAACTGAAAACGATGTTTCACGACGGCACCCCTCCCGTTGAAGCACCGCGCTCGGTTTAGCAAAAAAGGGACAGGCTACGATTAGATGAGAATTGTCGTCTGTCCCGTTTTTCTATGGGCGCCCTTAAAGGTCCCGGGGATTAAAAGGTACTACCCGGTAACGGGCCGGCGGGGCGGATAAATACTACTGCTTCTGATCTTCCACCTCCTTCCAACTGTCGTCTGGATCAAACCGTTTCATCGACTGCGCCAGTTTGTAACCGTCAGGTCCCAAGTCTTTCTCGAACACTTGGCCTTCATGACTGATCATGAAACTCATCACCCCGGTGTCTTTATATTTCGTCGGCCAGGCGATCAGTGCAAAACCGCGACTCATCTTGTCACCGATAAGGTAGCTGTAGGCGCCACCCGGTGCCGAAGGGCCCTGGCCTTCAAGGATGCGAAAGTGATAACCGTGCCAGTCTTCGTCGGCAATGCGTTGGCCGAACAAGGGGCCCAACGGGCTGATCTGACCGCTGTCGTCGTCCTGCCAATAGAGCCCGTCGTGCTTGCCGGCGGTGCTGAAAAACTTCTGCGCATACTCAAGGGCGCCGTCACCGTCACGGTCCTCTGACGCATAGTCCATCTGGGCGTCGTGGTACGTCAGCGCCGATTGCAACGCGGCCAGTTCGTTGCGGCCAATTCTACGGACACGGATTTCTGCGCTGCCGGCCTTGATGTCAAAGCGCCAACCTTTCTCCACTTTTGTCATGGGGATCGGCAATGTCCAGTGGTCACTGCCCACCGACAGGATCGCCTTGCGGTCGCTGGCTTTTTCAATGGCATGTTGCTCGTGGTATTGCTTGATGAACGCATCCACATCACTGCGTTCCACGCCTTCGCGCGGGATGAAACTGCGCCATTCAGTGCCCAGCAACTCCGTCAGGCGTGCCTGATCGGCGTGTTCCGTACCTAATGCGTCGACGAACGCTTGAGCGGCTTTTTCTGGCGTGGGAAATACCTGCTGTGCCGTGACAACGCACGACCATGCCAAGCCGGCAGCGATCACCAAGGCATGAGCGGGCAGGCCCATGAGCGTATTCATTCGAGGATAGTGTTTCAACGACGGCCCCCCCCCCTTTGACGCGCAGGCGGACTGGATGGCCGACTGACCTGATGGCCAGCTGATCGCGCCGCACTGGGACGTTGCGCGGATGCCTGACTGGCCCGCCCACGATTGACCTGCGCGCTGGTTTGGGACGGTGCGCGCGCTCCGGCGAATGCGTTGTTGCGGGCGCCGCCCTGACTGGCGGCGGGTCGTTGTGGCGCCCGTTGTGGCGCCGTTTGGCGCGTCTGGGCACGCTGATTGGCGTCGGCGCTCTGTCTTCTGGGCTGCTGACTCTCGCGAGTGTTTCGGGCTGTGCCTTGGCCCCTGTCAGCTACCTTCGGTCTGTCTGCGCCTTGGCCCCTGTCAGCCGCCTTCGGTCTGTCTGTACCGGCTTGCTTGCGATTGAGGCCCGCAGTCTGGGCGGCACTCGCTCGATCACGGGCTTCGCGGTTACTGGTCGCAGGTCGCTCGATACCGTGCCTGTCCATGGAGCTTCGGGCTTTTTCACGGGCCTGGGCGCGCTGGGCATTGTCCCCGCGATAGGCATCACGCTGGTTGGCACCATCCAGTTGGCGGCCGTACTGTTGGCGGCTCCTGTTGTCGCGATAGGGCACGCCATCGCGATGAATGGAGTTGTGCTGCCAATTGTTATTGGTGATCTGGTTATTACGGTTGATGTTGTTGTAGCGGTCGATGTCGATGTCGACATCGTTATTGCCCCAGTCACATTCACCCCACAAGGACGCGACGATCGCGACGCCGGTCCCAAATGCCAGC contains:
- a CDS encoding AzlD domain-containing protein, whose product is MNDLALWGMFLAVGLGTFAMRLSFVELYGRLRIPALLSRALLYVPASVLAALVLPAVVYPNGQSEFVLNNPQIPAAIIAAWVAWQTRNTVLTLAVGMGAVWLFKFIGL
- a CDS encoding AzlC family ABC transporter permease → MPYRTATEAFMQGVRALIPLSPGVVPFGLLTGVMAINMGMSPGTTMGMTLLFYSGSAQMVALQLLHTGVVPLAIVVTALVINLRFIMYSASLAPYMHHLPKRWTWPLSYMLSDQSYALCSLKLSSGELGAFAHHYYAGTAVAMWLSWQLSVLAGVYLGASIPETWSLSFAIPLSFLALLVPGIRNAASLGAAVVGGILAVLAINMPYNLGLVTASIGGVMAGLLIETVRKRPLSEARIHDVERETP
- a CDS encoding alpha/beta hydrolase family protein — its product is MKIAFSALLLTCLTTVALAAENPVGFRSSTLADAHNDRTLEMVVWYPSATSAATQLIGDDVVFVGASAVRDAPPAAGKHPLLVLSHGYRGNWSNQIWLASALAHRGYIVAAINHPGSTTHDRSPKAAAQLWQRPIDVSRAIDGVTAQPEKFGLVANDRIAVVGHSLGGWTALEIAGARFDPDRFAHDCKAHPQLASCTVYGKMNPASTSESKTALAADLRDERVTSVVTLDLGLSRGMTDESLAALPVPTLVIAAGVPSHDLPAELESANLAKRLPPASSRYVEISDASHFSFLSVCKPGAEAMLEEEVPGDGIICRDGDGNGARSRDLIQQQVTSLIIEFLPPSPRNE
- a CDS encoding low molecular weight protein tyrosine phosphatase family protein, coding for MLNVLFICSQNRLRSPTAERHFADWPGVKTASAGISNDAYVPVSLELLQWADLIVVMEPIHRNKLMARFGSELADKRVVCLDIPDIFQYMEPALIKLLDERVARYLPS
- a CDS encoding DUF6463 family protein encodes the protein MSNIVAWTLFALGVLHIPLGIFKFKTAFAAAVDAGFIDQFRAHEDRRTALWFTLLGPLFMLAGHTAIHAVAVGDLALLKMVGIYVLMISIICVIAVPKSGFWATLLVSPLLIAAGYGLYA
- a CDS encoding winged helix-turn-helix transcriptional regulator: MDESYGQFCTVARGAEALCERWTPLVVRELLCGSKRFNELHRGVPRMSTNLLTQRLRHLEEIGVVHRTATGKVWEYSLTEAGEELRPIIMALGHWGARWIGSRLRDDELDAGLLMWDVRRFVRIETFPPRPVVIHFTFRDARPGEQAWWLVVEEGVADLCRDDPGRELTLVVDSSVRALTEVWTGDRTPGDVLQSRELRVDGAVQDAKSLWRWLGTSAFAGTRSAAVTR
- a CDS encoding GFA family protein, giving the protein MNSERSYKGSCFCGAVELTVSGEPVGMGYCHCESCRHWSAGPVNAFTLWKPEAVQVTRGADNIGTYNKTPQSYRKWCKTCGGHLFTEHPGMGLVDVYAAIIPDLAYSPGVHVHYQESVLRIKDGLPKLKDVPNELGGSGISVDE
- a CDS encoding ion channel, with the protein product MTDPKNKTESDEDLGQMVIGRGPCTYLLLLLLGLILLFPFLEEGIFARTLLGILFSTVLLVGAFATRQTRWGFILKLGLALLGVGLQWAALWVGSIAILNLAGIAYATSLAVSFIGVLRYILQRGPITADKLHGALAGYILLAFVWSFVYALLEISSAGSFGPSHLDFGQPGTFFKLIYFSLTTLTTLTTTGYGDVLPLTNHARSLVMVEEFSGVFYVGVVIARLAGLYPSNQTK
- a CDS encoding DUF6130 family protein, with protein sequence MSLALRNLCVLVLGGFFCMAAFGEGEADTDHPPAILPLESEALPKLIAYPPLAEPLARGVVIIQYRTEHARIMPVFGKSAGEVSPRLSHLHVTVDDWKGTWAHTSDGPIILVGLTPGAHKVLLEVADPTHKILTGTTVSFTVPEKKSSNVSHMDAGG
- a CDS encoding LysR family transcriptional regulator — its product is MAKSSQPDQALLSMPSFKAMRSFVAAAKYRNFTRAAEALCVTQAAISRQIRELELYLGTELFTRTGREVRLTASGTALFDAAQLSLLNIFQATERIRREKSDKRTLTLCCSPALSALWLSHRLKDFFSANPDVDLNVITTQHFLVMEPGIIPDIFITQTSDLRPGYLRVPLFHEVVYPVCTPGYLEAHPELRTLEGMRNSVLLDLNPYGRSQLTEQVDWNVWFAFQSHDLKIPASENPHYFSSNDYSLLVQMALDNQGVALGWDHLVRHLVQQGRLVRPVTEELTLREAVQYLMINEKKADDPACGRLKDWLVAQFK
- a CDS encoding anti-virulence regulator CigR family protein, with the translated sequence MHRSRSLVAAITCLALVCGSATALADPGNGKGQGKAQNNQVHGNQGGKGKNAGGGDWSHGPSINQGSILGIVGEYRDYWSPGPALPPGIQKNLARGKPLPPGIAKKLDGRLIGRLPHYDGYEWQQAGTDLILVALATGIIYEVLNGAFD
- a CDS encoding carbon-nitrogen hydrolase family protein; translation: MTKVAIIQRPPVLLDRGATIARAVQSVAEAAAAGASLIVLPESFIPGYPSWIWRLAAGKDGAVMGQLHTQLLANAVDITNGDLSPLCEAARAHAVTIVCGINECDRCNGGGTLYNSVVVIGANGAVLNRHRKLMPTNPERMVHGFGDACGLRTVETPVGRVGALICWENYMPLARYSLYAQGVEIYVAPTYDTGDGWISTMRHIALEGRCWVLGSGTALRGSDIPEDFPARAQLFPDPQEWINDGDSVVVNPQGRIVAGPLHREAGILYADIDVAQVAPARRALDVTGHYARPDIFELQVRRTPATAVRYIDG